From a single Kitasatospora sp. NBC_00458 genomic region:
- the tilS gene encoding tRNA lysidine(34) synthetase TilS, whose protein sequence is MGPHPAVAAIRLAVRRTLTDLAAEAGSTFTAPVREPRERTSGAPLAVAAVGTTLIGNAHRHPSGLPRTPAAPGSPLVLVAVSGGADSMALAIATAFEAPKIGLRVGAVTVDHGLQAGSADRAAQVAERLRELGLDPVEAIPVRVGREGGPEAAARDARYAALDEAAERHGAVAVLLGHTRDDQAETVLLGLARGSGSRSLAGMPAQKGRYRRPLLELDRAATRQACSAQAIPVWDDPHNCDPAFTRSRVRHEVLPVLEKHLGGGVVEALARTARLFRDDADALDQWASLAERDLRTGEGTLDAAKLAELPPAVRRRVLRRAALRAGCPAGDLFARHLETIDLLVTGWRGQGPLHLPGGVEATRRCGTLVFRRQGD, encoded by the coding sequence GTGGGCCCACACCCCGCCGTCGCAGCGATACGCCTGGCCGTCCGCCGTACCCTCACCGACCTCGCCGCCGAGGCCGGCTCCACCTTCACCGCTCCGGTCCGCGAGCCGCGCGAGCGCACCAGCGGTGCGCCGCTGGCCGTCGCCGCCGTCGGCACCACGCTGATCGGCAACGCCCACCGCCACCCGTCCGGGCTGCCGCGCACCCCGGCCGCGCCCGGTTCGCCGCTGGTCCTGGTCGCCGTCAGCGGCGGCGCGGACTCCATGGCGCTGGCCATCGCGACCGCCTTCGAGGCCCCCAAGATCGGTCTGCGGGTCGGCGCCGTCACCGTCGACCACGGCCTCCAGGCCGGCTCCGCCGACCGCGCCGCCCAGGTCGCCGAGCGGCTGCGCGAACTCGGGCTCGACCCGGTCGAGGCGATCCCGGTCCGGGTCGGCCGCGAGGGCGGCCCCGAGGCCGCCGCCCGGGACGCCCGCTACGCCGCCCTGGACGAGGCCGCCGAGCGCCACGGCGCGGTCGCCGTCCTGCTCGGCCACACCCGCGACGACCAGGCCGAGACGGTCCTGCTGGGCCTGGCCCGCGGCTCCGGCTCCCGCTCGCTGGCCGGGATGCCGGCCCAGAAGGGCCGCTACCGCCGCCCGCTGCTGGAGCTGGACCGGGCCGCCACCCGGCAGGCCTGCAGCGCGCAGGCGATCCCGGTCTGGGACGACCCGCACAACTGCGACCCGGCCTTCACCCGCTCCCGCGTCCGCCACGAGGTGCTGCCGGTGCTGGAGAAGCACCTGGGCGGCGGCGTGGTCGAGGCGCTCGCCCGCACCGCCCGGCTGTTCCGCGACGACGCCGACGCGCTCGACCAGTGGGCCTCGCTGGCCGAACGCGACCTCCGTACGGGCGAAGGCACCCTGGACGCCGCGAAACTGGCCGAACTGCCCCCCGCCGTACGCCGCCGGGTGCTGCGCCGGGCCGCGCTGCGCGCGGGCTGTCCGGCCGGCGACCTCTTCGCCCGCCACCTCGAAACGATCGACCTGCTGGTCACCGGATGGCGCGGCCAGGGACCGCTGCACCTACCCGGGGGCGTCGAAGCCACCCGGCGGTGTGGCACGCTGGTCTTTCGGCGACAGGGCGACTGA
- the folE gene encoding GTP cyclohydrolase I FolE, protein MIDPVTLDGPPAVGTFDQKRAENAIRELLLAVGEDPDREGLLETPARVARAYKEIFAGLWQEPEDVLTTTFDLGHDEMVLVKDIELTSVCEHHLVPFRGVAHVGYIPSTSGKITGLSKLARLVDVYARRPQVQERLTSQVADALMRILEPRGAIVVVECEHMCMSMRGIRKPGAKTITSCVRGQLRDPATRAEAMSLIIGR, encoded by the coding sequence ATGATCGACCCGGTGACGCTCGACGGTCCGCCCGCCGTCGGCACCTTCGACCAGAAGCGGGCCGAGAACGCCATCCGCGAGCTGCTGCTGGCCGTGGGCGAGGACCCGGACCGCGAGGGCCTGCTGGAGACCCCCGCCCGGGTGGCGCGGGCGTACAAGGAGATATTCGCGGGCCTCTGGCAGGAGCCCGAGGACGTCCTCACCACCACCTTCGACCTCGGCCACGACGAGATGGTGCTGGTCAAGGACATCGAGCTGACGTCCGTCTGCGAGCACCACCTGGTGCCGTTCCGGGGCGTCGCGCACGTCGGGTACATCCCGTCGACCAGCGGCAAGATCACCGGCCTGTCCAAGCTGGCCCGGCTGGTCGACGTCTACGCCCGCCGGCCGCAGGTGCAGGAGCGGCTCACCAGCCAGGTCGCCGACGCGCTGATGCGGATCCTGGAGCCGCGCGGTGCGATCGTCGTGGTCGAGTGCGAGCACATGTGCATGTCGATGCGCGGGATCCGCAAGCCCGGGGCCAAGACCATCACCTCCTGCGTGCGCGGCCAGCTGCGCGACCCGGCCACCCGGGCCGAGGCGATGAGCCTCATCATCGGGCGCTGA
- the ftsH gene encoding ATP-dependent zinc metalloprotease FtsH, which produces MDVKRYFRAPIMWIVLAVLAVIVLMQVVSDSNGYKTVDTGQVVAAIDAKQVKSAQITTGDSSTIKIQLKDGAKLPAVGTGKPQSGTKFQASYIGDQGVAIADKLQAQINDNDQSTLTEGYTVSPEKQSTLVSLLLSMLPIVIIVLVFLFLMNQMQGGGSRVMQFGKSKAKLLTKDTPKTTFSDVAGADEAVEELHEIKEFLQEPAKFQAVGAKIPKGVLLYGPPGTGKTLLARAVAGEAGVPFYSISGSDFVEMFVGVGASRVRDLFEQAKANAPAIVFVDEIDAVGRHRGAGLGGGHDEREQTLNQLLVEMDGFDVKGGVILIAATNRPDILDPALLRPGRFDRQIAVERPDLQGRLDILKVHQKGKPIAPDVDLSAVAKRTPGFTGADLSNVLNEAALLTARSDKKLIDNNILDEAIDRVVAGPQKRTRIMSEKEKKITAYHEGGHALVAAASPNADPVHKITILSRGRALGYTMVLPDEDKYSTTRNEMLDQLAYMLGGRAAEELVFHDPTTGASNDIEKATATARAMVTQYGMTERLGAIKFGSDNSEPFLGREMGHQRDYSEEVAGLVDEEVKKLIENAHNEAWEILVENRDVLDNLVLELLEKETLNKEQIAEVFAPIVKRPARPAWTGSARRTPSTRPPVQSPKELALTNGAAAVEAAPSDVVKLPPLQADPPAEG; this is translated from the coding sequence ATGGACGTCAAGCGATACTTCCGTGCGCCGATCATGTGGATCGTGCTGGCCGTCCTCGCCGTCATCGTGCTGATGCAGGTCGTTTCGGATTCGAACGGCTACAAGACGGTGGACACCGGGCAGGTCGTCGCAGCGATCGACGCGAAGCAGGTCAAGTCGGCGCAGATCACCACGGGTGACTCGAGCACAATCAAGATCCAGCTGAAGGACGGTGCCAAGCTGCCCGCAGTGGGCACCGGCAAGCCGCAGTCCGGCACCAAGTTCCAGGCCTCGTACATCGGCGACCAGGGTGTTGCGATCGCCGACAAGCTGCAGGCCCAGATCAACGACAACGACCAGAGCACGCTCACCGAGGGCTACACCGTCAGCCCGGAGAAGCAGAGCACCCTCGTCAGCCTCCTGCTGTCGATGCTGCCCATCGTGATCATCGTCCTGGTCTTCCTGTTCCTGATGAACCAGATGCAGGGCGGCGGCTCGCGCGTCATGCAGTTCGGCAAGTCCAAGGCCAAGCTGCTGACCAAGGACACCCCGAAGACCACCTTCTCCGACGTCGCGGGCGCGGACGAGGCGGTCGAGGAGCTCCACGAGATCAAGGAGTTCCTGCAGGAGCCGGCCAAGTTCCAGGCCGTCGGTGCCAAGATCCCCAAGGGCGTGCTGCTCTACGGCCCGCCCGGTACCGGCAAGACCCTCCTGGCGCGCGCCGTCGCGGGCGAGGCCGGGGTGCCGTTCTACTCGATCTCCGGCTCGGACTTCGTCGAGATGTTCGTGGGTGTCGGCGCCAGCCGCGTCCGCGACCTCTTCGAGCAGGCCAAGGCGAACGCCCCGGCGATCGTCTTCGTCGACGAGATCGACGCCGTCGGCCGGCACCGCGGTGCGGGCCTCGGCGGCGGTCACGACGAGCGTGAGCAGACCCTCAACCAGCTGCTGGTCGAGATGGACGGCTTCGACGTCAAGGGCGGCGTGATCCTGATCGCGGCCACCAACCGTCCGGACATCCTCGACCCGGCGCTGCTGCGCCCGGGCCGTTTCGACCGCCAGATCGCGGTGGAGCGCCCCGACCTGCAGGGCCGGCTGGACATCCTCAAGGTGCACCAGAAGGGCAAGCCGATCGCGCCCGACGTCGACCTCTCGGCCGTCGCCAAGCGCACCCCCGGCTTCACCGGTGCCGATCTGTCGAACGTCCTGAACGAGGCGGCGCTGCTGACCGCCCGCTCGGACAAGAAGCTGATCGACAACAACATCCTGGACGAGGCGATCGACCGCGTCGTGGCGGGTCCGCAGAAGCGCACGCGGATCATGTCCGAGAAGGAGAAGAAGATCACCGCGTACCACGAGGGCGGTCACGCCCTGGTGGCGGCGGCCTCCCCGAACGCGGACCCGGTGCACAAGATCACCATCCTGTCCCGCGGACGGGCCCTCGGCTACACCATGGTGCTGCCGGACGAGGACAAGTACTCCACCACCCGCAACGAGATGCTCGACCAGCTGGCGTACATGCTGGGCGGCCGCGCGGCGGAGGAGCTGGTCTTCCACGACCCGACCACCGGCGCCTCGAACGACATCGAGAAGGCCACCGCCACGGCGCGGGCCATGGTCACCCAGTACGGCATGACCGAGCGCCTCGGTGCGATCAAGTTCGGCAGCGACAACTCCGAGCCGTTCCTGGGTCGCGAGATGGGCCACCAGCGCGACTACTCGGAAGAGGTCGCCGGGCTGGTGGACGAAGAGGTCAAGAAGCTCATCGAGAACGCGCACAACGAGGCCTGGGAGATCCTGGTCGAGAACCGCGACGTGCTCGACAACCTGGTCCTGGAGCTCCTTGAGAAGGAGACCCTCAACAAGGAGCAGATCGCCGAGGTCTTCGCCCCGATCGTCAAGCGCCCGGCCCGTCCGGCCTGGACCGGCTCCGCCCGCCGGACGCCGTCCACCCGCCCGCCGGTGCAGTCCCCGAAGGAGCTGGCGCTCACCAACGGCGCCGCCGCCGTCGAGGCCGCCCCGTCCGACGTGGTGAAGCTCCCGCCGCTGCAGGCCGACCCGCCCGCCGAGGGCTGA
- a CDS encoding inorganic diphosphatase, translated as MEFDVLIEIPKGSRNKYEVDHETGRLRLDRMLFTSTRYPADYGYVEGTLADDGDPLDALVILEEPTFPGCLIKCRVIGMFKMTDEAGGDDKLLCVPATDPRWEHLQDIHHVSEFDRLEIQHFFEVYKDLEPGKSVEGANWVGRAEAEAEVTASIKRLAEQGGH; from the coding sequence TTGGAGTTCGACGTCCTGATCGAGATCCCGAAGGGCTCCCGCAACAAGTACGAGGTCGACCACGAGACCGGTCGCCTTCGTCTGGACCGGATGCTCTTCACCTCGACCCGTTACCCGGCCGACTACGGCTACGTCGAGGGCACCCTCGCGGACGACGGCGACCCGCTGGACGCACTGGTCATCCTGGAGGAGCCGACCTTCCCGGGCTGCCTGATCAAGTGCCGCGTCATCGGCATGTTCAAGATGACGGACGAGGCCGGCGGCGACGACAAGCTGCTCTGCGTCCCGGCGACGGACCCGCGCTGGGAGCACCTGCAGGACATCCACCACGTGTCGGAGTTCGACCGCCTGGAGATCCAGCACTTCTTCGAGGTCTACAAGGACCTGGAGCCCGGCAAGTCGGTCGAGGGTGCCAACTGGGTCGGCCGCGCCGAGGCCGAGGCCGAGGTCACCGCCTCGATCAAGCGTCTTGCGGAGCAGGGCGGTCACTGA
- a CDS encoding alpha/beta hydrolase translates to MELTSDALMNSLLALGSAALVTTLWIWPRLARQRPLPVLGRVGLMTVTQVSVLAVLALAVNNSFGFYTTWDDLLSSGGTKLTLTSNEAHKGVPASDALLQPTEEGGMETVGDLPKGPPEESGKVESVRVTGKETGLSDQMFVYLPPEYFDPKFALVRFPVVLSIAGYPGTTLNLMKDLPVIQTAAELQRTGRMQPTIVVLARPTVAAPRNTECVDVPGGPAAETWFTKDVPEALRSVYRTSRSPAAWGTFGYSTGGSCAFRLAMRFPNVYGVAGGLHGDFKVVEDQFTGASLFGGDKALADQSDLTWRLQNLLVPALSMLVVSTRKEADYPRTVQFVDLAQQVSAANPQFTVESLYLDDGGHNFESWVRELPASLEWMGHHLG, encoded by the coding sequence ATGGAACTGACCAGCGACGCCCTGATGAACTCGCTCCTCGCCCTGGGTTCGGCGGCGCTCGTCACGACCCTCTGGATCTGGCCCCGGCTGGCGCGGCAGCGCCCGCTCCCGGTGCTCGGACGGGTCGGTCTGATGACGGTCACTCAGGTCTCGGTGCTCGCCGTGCTGGCGCTCGCCGTCAACAACTCCTTCGGTTTCTACACCACATGGGACGACCTGCTCAGCTCCGGCGGCACCAAGCTGACCCTCACCAGCAACGAGGCCCACAAGGGCGTGCCGGCCTCGGACGCACTGCTCCAGCCGACCGAGGAGGGCGGCATGGAGACCGTCGGCGACCTGCCGAAGGGCCCGCCCGAGGAGAGCGGCAAGGTCGAGTCGGTCCGGGTCACCGGCAAGGAGACCGGTCTGTCCGACCAGATGTTCGTCTACCTGCCGCCGGAGTACTTCGACCCGAAGTTCGCCCTGGTCCGCTTCCCGGTGGTGCTGTCCATCGCCGGCTACCCGGGCACGACGCTCAATCTGATGAAGGACCTGCCGGTCATCCAGACCGCCGCGGAGCTCCAGCGCACCGGGAGGATGCAGCCGACCATCGTGGTGCTGGCCCGTCCGACCGTCGCCGCGCCGCGGAACACCGAGTGCGTGGACGTCCCCGGCGGACCGGCCGCCGAGACCTGGTTCACCAAGGACGTCCCGGAGGCCCTGCGCTCCGTGTACCGGACCAGCCGCTCGCCCGCCGCCTGGGGGACCTTCGGCTACTCGACCGGCGGCAGCTGCGCGTTCCGGCTGGCGATGCGGTTCCCGAACGTCTACGGCGTCGCCGGCGGCCTGCACGGCGACTTCAAGGTGGTCGAGGACCAGTTCACCGGGGCCAGCCTGTTCGGGGGCGACAAGGCCCTGGCCGACCAGAGCGACCTCACCTGGCGGCTGCAGAACCTGCTCGTCCCGGCCCTGTCGATGCTGGTGGTCTCCACCCGCAAGGAGGCCGACTACCCGCGGACCGTCCAGTTCGTCGACCTCGCCCAGCAGGTCTCGGCCGCCAATCCGCAGTTCACCGTCGAGTCGCTCTACCTGGACGACGGCGGCCACAACTTCGAGAGCTGGGTGCGCGAGCTGCCCGCCTCGCTGGAGTGGATGGGCCACCACCTCGGCTGA
- the hpt gene encoding hypoxanthine phosphoribosyltransferase, whose product MDQNDMGADLAKVLISKDEIDAKLLELAERIDRDYAGKDLLIVGVLKGAVMVMADLARALHSQVTMDWMAVSSYGMGTKSSGVVRILKDLDTDIAGRDVLIVEDIIDSGLTLSWLLGNLGSRGPASLEVCTLLRKPDAAKVEIDVKYVGFDIPNEFVVGYGLDYAEKLRNLPFIGTLAPHVYGG is encoded by the coding sequence GTGGACCAGAACGACATGGGCGCTGACCTCGCGAAGGTGCTCATCAGCAAGGACGAGATCGACGCGAAGCTCCTGGAGCTGGCCGAGCGCATCGACCGGGACTACGCAGGCAAGGACCTGCTGATCGTCGGCGTCCTCAAGGGTGCCGTGATGGTCATGGCCGACCTCGCCCGTGCCCTGCACTCGCAGGTCACGATGGACTGGATGGCCGTCTCCTCCTACGGGATGGGCACCAAGTCCTCCGGTGTGGTGCGGATCCTCAAGGACCTCGACACCGACATCGCCGGTCGTGACGTGCTCATCGTCGAGGACATCATCGACTCCGGTCTGACGCTGTCCTGGCTGCTCGGCAACCTGGGCTCGCGCGGCCCGGCCTCGCTGGAGGTCTGCACCCTGCTGCGCAAGCCCGACGCCGCCAAGGTCGAGATCGACGTCAAGTACGTCGGCTTCGACATCCCCAACGAGTTCGTGGTCGGCTACGGCCTCGACTACGCGGAGAAACTGCGCAACCTGCCGTTCATCGGCACCCTGGCCCCGCACGTCTACGGCGGCTGA
- the dacB gene encoding D-alanyl-D-alanine carboxypeptidase/D-alanyl-D-alanine endopeptidase: MRAGAGAGRRRRGTAAGLFGTALLVAGTVLTSGGAYAQPSATPSGTPAPGGSTAPAGATGSPATGTGTGSPATGTGAPATARPAPAAAGTVLAAADAGPGAGLPTAQGLHQALATALADRSLGTVSLAVADAADGGLLYGSGENTPATPASTTKLATSVAALSLIPADTRLTTRVVKGAAPGGITLVGGGDPTLTALPADQVQIAGLPADPDTAPASLDSLARQTAAALKSAGTTTVALDYDLSLYSGSPQHKNHDGENIALVTPLMVDEAKTDPKSREDAPARYADPAGQAAEAFAALLKAQGITVQGKAKQAAAPAAADAPVLGRVDSPTMARLVERMLTTSDNTLAEAIARQVAVAAHQPAGFEGASTAVVQELTRLGVPMNGVVINDGSGLHTGNAIPPVVLVKLLALAASDQHPALRPVMTGLPIAGFTGTLGKRFGSGSGAADAAGLVRAKTGSLSGVNTLAGTVVDAEGRLLSFAVMTRTSAPVDSARAAMDRIVARLAACGCH; the protein is encoded by the coding sequence GTGCGAGCAGGGGCAGGGGCGGGGCGCCGCCGTCGGGGGACGGCCGCGGGGCTGTTCGGGACGGCGCTCCTGGTCGCCGGGACGGTGCTGACCTCGGGTGGTGCGTACGCGCAGCCTTCCGCGACACCGAGCGGGACGCCCGCTCCCGGCGGGTCCACCGCGCCGGCCGGCGCCACCGGCTCACCCGCCACCGGCACCGGCACCGGCTCACCCGCCACTGGCACCGGTGCGCCCGCCACCGCCCGCCCGGCCCCCGCCGCCGCCGGCACGGTGCTCGCCGCCGCCGACGCCGGCCCGGGCGCCGGACTGCCCACCGCGCAGGGCCTCCATCAGGCGCTCGCCACCGCGCTCGCCGACCGCAGCCTCGGCACCGTCAGCCTCGCCGTCGCGGACGCCGCCGACGGCGGGCTCCTGTACGGCAGCGGCGAGAACACCCCGGCCACGCCGGCCTCCACCACCAAGCTGGCCACCTCGGTGGCGGCCCTCTCGCTGATCCCGGCGGACACCCGGCTGACCACCCGGGTCGTCAAGGGCGCGGCCCCCGGCGGGATCACCCTCGTGGGTGGTGGCGACCCGACGCTGACCGCGCTCCCCGCCGACCAGGTGCAGATCGCCGGCCTGCCCGCCGACCCCGACACCGCCCCCGCCTCGCTGGACTCGCTGGCCCGGCAGACCGCCGCCGCCCTGAAGTCCGCCGGCACCACCACCGTCGCCCTGGACTACGACCTCTCGCTGTACTCGGGCAGCCCGCAGCACAAGAACCACGACGGGGAGAACATCGCGCTCGTCACCCCGCTGATGGTGGACGAGGCCAAGACCGACCCGAAGAGCCGCGAGGACGCGCCGGCCCGGTACGCCGACCCGGCCGGCCAGGCCGCCGAGGCCTTCGCCGCCCTGCTCAAGGCCCAGGGCATCACCGTCCAGGGCAAGGCCAAGCAGGCCGCCGCCCCGGCCGCGGCCGACGCCCCGGTGCTCGGCCGGGTGGACTCGCCGACCATGGCCCGGCTGGTCGAGCGGATGCTGACCACCTCCGACAACACCCTCGCCGAGGCGATCGCCCGTCAGGTCGCCGTCGCCGCCCACCAGCCGGCCGGCTTCGAGGGCGCCTCCACCGCCGTCGTCCAGGAGCTGACCCGGCTCGGCGTGCCGATGAACGGCGTGGTGATCAACGACGGCAGCGGCCTGCACACCGGCAACGCGATCCCGCCGGTCGTGCTCGTCAAGCTGCTCGCGCTGGCCGCCTCCGACCAGCACCCCGCGCTGCGCCCGGTGATGACCGGCCTGCCGATCGCCGGCTTCACCGGCACCCTCGGCAAGCGGTTCGGTTCCGGATCCGGCGCGGCCGACGCGGCCGGGCTGGTCCGCGCCAAGACCGGCAGCCTCAGCGGCGTCAACACCCTGGCGGGAACCGTGGTGGACGCCGAGGGGAGGCTGCTCTCCTTCGCCGTGATGACCCGGACCAGCGCCCCCGTCGACTCGGCCCGCGCCGCGATGGACCGCATCGTCGCCCGGCTGGCGGCCTGCGGCTGCCACTGA
- a CDS encoding ferritin-like domain-containing protein, producing MLSTRSLFDEIYRNDEAYQLFCSIAAGGEDQGGWENERITELTLDPVLAPKIARHGADERKHGRIFTQLLNKRGLPRIDVPAEADYCMLLERQGVGLAHERLTGEVPLTEREIITYLAHSRVTEQRAAEQMRQLVKVYGDNPDVGRAMRMISADEDNHLAYCHEELLRLVAEGHGPYVRHVLETSARGEIRTHRDVGLAVTSRMARILRWPRWQLAVVTAGVHALYLYDLLYGWRRMVRLRMPARRDALGTPAPPHAAAEAQEAI from the coding sequence ATGCTCAGCACCCGATCACTCTTCGACGAGATCTACCGGAACGACGAGGCCTATCAGCTGTTCTGCAGCATCGCAGCCGGCGGCGAGGACCAGGGCGGCTGGGAGAACGAGCGGATCACCGAGCTCACCCTCGACCCGGTGCTCGCCCCGAAGATCGCCCGGCACGGCGCCGACGAGCGCAAGCACGGCCGGATCTTCACCCAGCTGCTGAACAAGCGCGGCCTGCCGAGGATCGACGTCCCCGCCGAGGCCGACTACTGCATGCTGCTGGAGCGCCAGGGCGTCGGCCTCGCCCACGAGCGGCTCACCGGCGAGGTCCCGCTGACCGAACGCGAGATCATCACCTACCTGGCGCACAGCCGGGTCACCGAGCAGCGCGCGGCCGAGCAGATGCGCCAACTGGTCAAGGTCTACGGGGACAACCCCGACGTCGGCCGGGCGATGCGGATGATCTCGGCCGACGAGGACAACCACCTCGCCTACTGCCACGAGGAGCTGCTCCGGCTGGTCGCCGAGGGCCACGGCCCGTACGTCCGGCACGTCCTGGAGACCAGCGCCCGCGGCGAGATCCGCACCCACCGGGACGTCGGACTGGCGGTGACGTCCAGGATGGCGCGGATCCTGCGGTGGCCGCGCTGGCAGCTGGCCGTCGTCACCGCGGGCGTGCACGCGCTCTACCTGTACGACCTGCTCTACGGCTGGCGGCGGATGGTGCGGCTGCGGATGCCCGCGCGCCGCGACGCACTGGGCACCCCCGCACCCCCGCACGCGGCGGCGGAGGCGCAGGAGGCCATCTGA
- a CDS encoding zinc-dependent metalloprotease, whose translation MTSASGGVDMVDWNLAVATATRLVRPGPEVSRAEAAAVVAELRRHALEAEEHVREFTGMRSSSLSEAVATPVLIVDRPGWVRANVAGFRTIVQPLVAKLQARRANGSGPGVFGTVGEKATGIEVGALLAFLSTKVLGQYETFAPAESSLEAPDSPAALFDKPRLGPESAGPGRLLLVAPNIVHVERELDVDPADFRLWVCLHEETHRTQFTAVPWLRDHIQSEVQSFLTETDVDPGALLDRLRDAAGTLGGGLPGLGGRAESAPSAGLLEIVQSPAQREILGRLTAVMSLLEGHADVVMDGVGPAVVPSVAEIREKFQQRRDRGANRLDLVLRRLLGMDAKLRQYQDGAVFVRGVVDQVGMDGFNRVWTSPNTLPTKDEIHDPAAWVARVAR comes from the coding sequence ATGACGAGCGCGAGCGGCGGTGTTGACATGGTCGACTGGAATCTCGCGGTCGCAACCGCGACCAGGCTGGTGCGGCCGGGACCGGAGGTGAGCCGTGCCGAGGCGGCGGCCGTGGTCGCCGAGCTGCGCCGGCACGCCCTGGAGGCCGAGGAGCACGTCCGGGAGTTCACCGGGATGCGCTCCAGCAGCCTGTCCGAGGCGGTCGCGACCCCGGTGCTGATCGTGGACCGCCCCGGCTGGGTGCGGGCCAACGTGGCGGGCTTCCGCACGATCGTCCAGCCGCTGGTGGCGAAGCTCCAGGCGCGCCGGGCCAACGGCTCCGGCCCCGGCGTCTTCGGCACGGTGGGGGAGAAGGCCACCGGCATCGAGGTCGGCGCCCTGCTGGCCTTCCTCTCCACCAAGGTGCTCGGCCAGTACGAGACCTTCGCCCCGGCCGAGTCCTCGCTGGAGGCGCCGGACAGCCCCGCCGCCCTGTTCGACAAGCCGCGCCTCGGCCCCGAGAGCGCCGGCCCGGGCCGGCTGCTGCTGGTGGCGCCGAACATCGTGCACGTCGAGCGCGAACTGGACGTCGATCCGGCCGACTTCCGGCTCTGGGTCTGCCTGCACGAGGAGACCCACCGCACCCAGTTCACCGCGGTGCCCTGGCTGCGCGACCACATCCAGTCCGAGGTGCAGTCCTTCCTGACCGAGACCGACGTCGACCCGGGCGCGCTGCTCGACCGGCTGCGGGACGCGGCGGGCACGCTCGGCGGAGGCCTGCCCGGACTCGGCGGGCGCGCCGAGAGCGCCCCGTCCGCCGGACTGCTGGAGATCGTCCAGTCGCCCGCCCAGCGCGAGATCCTCGGCCGGCTGACCGCCGTGATGTCGCTGCTGGAGGGCCACGCCGACGTGGTGATGGACGGCGTCGGCCCGGCCGTGGTGCCGAGCGTCGCGGAGATCCGGGAGAAGTTCCAGCAGCGCCGGGACCGCGGCGCCAACCGTCTCGACCTCGTCCTGCGCCGGCTGCTCGGCATGGACGCCAAGCTCCGCCAGTACCAGGACGGCGCGGTCTTCGTCCGCGGCGTGGTCGACCAGGTCGGGATGGACGGCTTCAACCGGGTCTGGACCTCGCCGAACACCCTGCCGACCAAGGACGAGATCCACGACCCGGCCGCCTGGGTGGCCCGGGTCGCGCGGTAG